The Equus caballus isolate H_3958 breed thoroughbred chromosome 12, TB-T2T, whole genome shotgun sequence genome contains a region encoding:
- the LOC100146862 gene encoding equilibrative nucleobase transporter 1-like — protein MEAPMEGLTLLEEEEGAAASAFTGLIAVFGRFGTWLSANPWLLVAAVCPCGTEEDQDPPRERPSESSNFISTEVWGLLECLGFVGILVAWASLVFVIKTEHYFEELCEPNAWLTGNTTLTGNATGQTDFKAQDEKFSLIFTLASFMNNFMTFPTGYIFDRFKNTVARLIAIFLYTTATLTIAFTSADECCQGLGGTQAQGAPAGWGSCRR, from the exons ATGGAGGCTCCTATGGAGGGACTGACGctgctggaggaagaggaggg GGCTGCTGCCAGCGCTTTTACTGGGTTGATCGCAGTGTTTGGAAGATTTGGTACCTGGCTCTCGGCCAACCCCTGGCTTCTGGTGGCAGCTGTGTGTCCATGTGGAACTGAG GAAGATCAGGACCCTCCAAGGGAGAGGCCTTCTGAATCTTCAAACTTCATTTCCACTGAAGTGTGGGGGCTGCTGGAATGTCTTGGCTTTGTAGGCATCCTCGTCGCCTGGGCGTCGCTTGTGTTTGTCATCAAGACAGAGCATTACTTTGAGGAGCTGTGTGAACCAAATGCCTGGCTCACGGGCAATACCACACTGACGGGCAATGCCACGGGACAGACTG ACTTCAAAGCCCAGGATGAGAAGTTCTCGCTCATCTTCACCCTGGCGTCCTTCATGAACAACTTCATGACGTTCCCCACCGGCTACATCTTTGACCGTTTCAAGAACACTGTGGCCCGCCTCATAGCCAT ATTTCTCTACACCACTGCCACGCTCACCATAGCCTTCACCTCTGCAGATGAGTGCTGTCAGGGGTTGGGAGGGACACAAGCTCAAGGGGCACCTGCTGGGTGGGGCAGTTGCCGAAGGTGA